AAGGAGACTTTGACGGGGTTTGAACCCTGGGAATTAAAAGGCACCCTGTTGGGGCGGCTATATTCGGAGTGAGTGAGGAGTTTATAGACGCCTTCCCGTGTATTGAACTGAGTTTTAATTTCGTTcaactccttccctcctccctccgccGCCATCTTTAAAATTAACAATAACATTCATCCTTCCTCGAGCCCGGATCTTACGCATGGAGCATGCGCATCACCGTTCATGGGTAACTTGGAGTCGACTCGCGCCAGTGAGTGTGACCTATACAAATGGACAGGAGTTGAACAGATGAGAACcattaaaaaatgtttttgttccAATTGAAGTTTAATACTGGCAAACGAGGCATGAAGGTAAAATCACCTGTTTGAAATGAACCAATGAAAACGAATAAACTAGTCAATCAATTCACAGCAGTCAGCTGAGATGCTGACAAGGCGCACCTGTCCAAATCTGTGAAGTTGGTGGTCAATCAAAGAACCATGGCGACAACGAACCGGCAGCAGCAACACTCACTTCCAGGTAATTTTGGGTGAATTGAGTGTCAGTGTTTACAGATGGTAGTGAGCAATGAAAACCGAATGCATACAGACTTATGCACATACTTTAGGTTTTCATCCGAATAGACGTGCGTTTCTGCAGAAAAaaacaatgtttaaaaaaaaaaaaacgtgggCCTTTTATCACAGTAGGCCATTTGAGGTCACGTTATTAATTGTGATGAcagaaaaaaaatactttaattAGGCCTACTGATTGTTTACCTTTATAAAATATACATGGACTTATTTTACTCACAGGTTTTCCTGATGACAGTGTTGTTGAAGGTGGCCCCAGTAGTGTGGATAAGCTTGCATTAAAATACATGGTGAGGAAATTCAAAGATGCAGTTGTATGCACATTTTGTATATTCTAGACAGTTAAAGTCAACGCCTGTCGCCTAGGTAAACATTATTGTGCCACAACTTTGAGGTGAGTAATATGTAATACCTCTTTTCTCTTTCTTCCCCTATTTTATTGTAGGAGTTGTGTAAAGTGCAGTCCAGTACTGATTCCGAGTCAGATGTCAGTCCAAGATGGTCTGATACCAGCACCATGGTAATAGTCTCATTGTATGTACTTTTGACTGACAGTAAAATGTTATGGTAGGCATAGTCTACAATAATTATGAGCATGCATGCCCTTAACTCTCAAACTCGATCCTTATGAAAGACTGCAGTTACACTGCCCTCTGACTGCAGTCTTTTTTTTTGTATGGGTAGGCAGCATTAATCCACGAAATGACTTCCGCTACACTTTCTGAGTTAAGCTGACACACAAGTTTTCGGAGCAcactagatagctaattagcacaggtggtgACCTCTTGTCTTCCGTAAACAAGCACaataacatggagatatggccgtgTAGGAACACTAAACCTATCAATTGAACTTTTTTCTTGCTGATATGCAAGTTCCTTATGCTTCCAAAAATTGTACCGCAAGTGACTCATGTTAATGTTCAGATTGAGCATCGGGCTCTTAAACGCCCTTGTACACAAGATGCCTTTGTGTAATGGAACTGAGTCATGACCAAGAACTAACATGCCCTCACCTTTTGATACAAGTTAAAAACCcttcattttttttgttgcttttataACATTTTAAGTTACCAAATTACGTTATGCACATTTTAAATAGTTTCTACAATGTTACTCTGATCAGGGATGTGGAAGTAGTGCGCCAGAGAGCAGACAACCCATTCAAAGGATGCCAACATGTTCACACAAGCCGGTGGGACGTTACTCGTGGCTTTCTTTGGTAAGTAGGATTGCAATTCACAAGCATTGATGAGCAAATCACTTACATTCATACTATACTTAACAGTATAAAATACCTGTCTCAGTCCTTGGACCCATATGACGGGAGCTCAGAAGATTCAGACGAGTCTATCGCTGGCCCCAGGCGACCGAAGCAGGGGAGCTGCAGGTATTGGGGTAGGAGCCAAAGAAGGAACAATCACCCTCCCACTGTCATCCTCAAAGAAGTGATCAAAAGTGGTGGGCCAACAGAGCCTCATCTCATTGATGTCCAGATGAGGTCAGCAAGTGACTCTGAGCTATGGACATACAGCCACAGCAAGGGGCGGGGCCCGGTGGCAGAGACATCTGCAGACTCTGGAGTGCTCACTACTAAATACTCACCTTGCACACCGGTGTTTCCCACTTTCGTGGGGGCAGCAACCTCTGTCCAGATACCAGAGAAATCTCCCGACAGTACTATCCCCCTCAGGGGTGTCTTCAAAAGGAAGTTAAGTCTTCCAGGAGCAGAGGCACTACAAGATTGTGGCCACAGGAAGAAGCAGTGTGTCACCAAAATGGAGGCTGGGGATTCTCCTCCTGAGGTGAGTTGGTCCATAACCAGAAACACCCCCTAGCCTAGAGACACTATTGCTTATACCTGCTTATCTACACAGGTGGCTAGGAGCGGTTTCAGGGTCATGACAGTGGAAAAACGGGGACACTTTTGACCATCTTTTTCTGCAGAACAAGTTGACTAGGTGATAATCTGTGGCTATTCAAGTTTACTAGGAGAATGTGTCACACATGATTGTTATTTCTTTACTTAGATGTCTTTTTTTAACACTAATTTGAAAAACTTATTCCATATTCATTTGCATTGCTATATTGTTCATTGGTGTGGTGCTGTATATTTTGGCAGACTGAATAAATCATGCATTTGCGTGGTAGACAGATTTGCTTTAGACTAATATTAAATAAAGCGGTTCTACCAAATCAAATTGACGGGTCCTTAATTACAAGGCATCTCTTCATCTGTTCCCCTCAATGTCAATTCATTGGGTGCATTCCAAACAAGAATTGCAGACTACAAAGAATCATCTGTAGATATGAAAGCATTGAACAATTATCCTGTTATGGAGAAAATTCCACATTACAACAAGGGGCTAGTGTGCACGTAATTCAGCCTACAAAAAGCGGAACGATGAATCTAATCCCACAGTGGAAGCAAAATGCTCTGGTTTAGTCCCTCATATCTGAGATGGATAAGCAGCAATATGGTTGCTGTGCTATTCTTAGTCATGCATGTAACAGTTAAATCATGGaccaaagtaaaaaataaaagaactATGCCATGTTAAACCATTGATACTTTATTTTCCATGTCATTTACGCCATCATAACATACAGAATCCTTTAAAATGTATTCACCTCTTTCCAACTTCCCTTTCACTATCCAACTGACCACATTACTCAGACTTTCTTCCACTTACCAATGACTTAATGTTAAATTCAAATGTTACTTCTCCCACTAGTTACTTGACTACATTACCCTGTGGACTACACTAGGAATAAGTGATTAATAGGAATGATGAATCAAATAAATTCCAGAGTTTACTCGGTGCAGAGCACTGCCACTCCACGCTCGTAGAAGTTGTGAGGGTCTTCCTTGGTGGCGATGTCAAAGTCCACGGTGAAGATGAGATCAGCTCTGGTGAAGTTCAGGTACACGGGAAGAGTGACCTGTGGGAATGACGGATAGGCAAGCGAGTTGTCATTAACAGTACAATGTTCATGGTATTTGGAGAATGACTAGCTCCCAACATTCTATGAATCATCTATTGAAGGGAATTGGGAGGTCTGGTCTGTGGAGAAAATTGATATGTAATACCCGAGGGGATATTGAATTCTAAAGAAAGCTTCACATGTACATGATATTCTATGTGGCTCAGATGTACCATGTGCTTCTTCTCGGCGCTCAATTGCTTCACCCAACGCAGCTGAGTCAGTGGCAACTCTGTGGAGATGTCATTGGAGAGAGACAGCTTGTTGTTGCCGTGGGTGGCTCCCTGCAGCTTCAGACCTGtcggggagaaagagggggttgTAAAGGTCACTTTGGTTGATCAAGTATATTGGATAGAGAATGTATTATTATGGTCCAGGAAACCAGCCCTGGAGGATCACAGCCAGACCATAACTATATTAAAAGTAGCTTTGGTTTTAATTCTTGCTTTCTGGGTGAGAATACCCAATGCTCTGTctgctactgtatatagatgaGTGACTGGTGAGCTGACCTTTGATGCCGAAGCTGCAGGCATCAAGCGCGGCCCCCTGGGCGGTGGTGACGTTGACCTCCAGACACAGCTCCTCCAGGGACCAGCTGTTGGCCTGGGCCACATACTGACGGGTGGCCGTGATGTAGGCCTCGGGGACAAACAGGCTGCCTAGGCACACATGGATGTTCTAGACAGGAAAAGACACTGATTCAGAGTTGGTGTAGAGTTATGGGTAACACTACTGCTTAGAGTCAAGTTCCCGGGGTCAATTATGGTATAATTTCATTGCAAATCACCAATGGGATTGCTTCCAAAGTGGTTTTATTTTTTACTCTTAAAAAGTGACACCTTGTTCATGGACTTTAAAGTAGTTAAATTAATCAAATCCAATGGGATGCTAACATTAGCAATATTCCAACCTAACGAATTAGGCAAACCAGCTGTCTATGTTCATGGAATCATTTTAAGGCAACACCAAATCCACGTAGGTCTTCCTTTCCCTTTGATATAGGATGTCAGATGAAGGCACCTTGAGCTCCTTAGCGCCCCCACTGGCGGCTCCCTGGGAGATGGCCTGCAGCTGTTTGACACGCTCGCTGAAGTCGGCCACCCACTGGATAACAGTCATGGACGCAGGCACGGTGTAGCGACACCAG
The sequence above is a segment of the Salvelinus fontinalis isolate EN_2023a chromosome 15, ASM2944872v1, whole genome shotgun sequence genome. Coding sequences within it:
- the LOC129811340 gene encoding uncharacterized protein LOC129811340, whose translation is MATTNRQQQHSLPGFPDDSVVEGGPSSVDKLALKYMELCKVQSSTDSESDVSPRWSDTSTMGCGSSAPESRQPIQRMPTCSHKPVGRYSWLSLSLDPYDGSSEDSDESIAGPRRPKQGSCRYWGRSQRRNNHPPTVILKEVIKSGGPTEPHLIDVQMRSASDSELWTYSHSKGRGPVAETSADSGVLTTKYSPCTPVFPTFVGAATSVQIPEKSPDSTIPLRGVFKRKLSLPGAEALQDCGHRKKQCVTKMEAGDSPPEVARSGFRVMTVEKRGHF